The Kryptolebias marmoratus isolate JLee-2015 linkage group LG1, ASM164957v2, whole genome shotgun sequence sequence taaaaaataacttcttttttttttagtattttccccTTTTTAGTGTGGTGTACAATTAATTGTTACCACTatctcccccacccccccaNNNNNNNNNNNNNNNNNNNNNNNNNNNNNNNNNNNNNNNNNNNNNNNNNNNNNNNNNNNNNNNNNNNNNNNNNNNNNNNNNNNNNNNNNNNNNNNNNNNNgacaggtagtcacagggctgtttgggatcatggtgtgtaacacactgaacatggaccaAAGAGAGCTaaagacagagttgtctcaggagcttagagaGGAAATGATtgagcagcaggttaaaggttaagattattcagaaggttaaggtccacaggactggagacaacctccctggacgtgtcTACGAGAGGACAACtggtgacaaactgaagagactgATGATACGAATGGTAGccaaggtcaagggtcatcagtgtcagatcacaccatcagtctgtttgagacaaagtggactgaATGGAAGACGACTCAGGTGGACACCTTCTGGGAggatgtcctttggacagatgagacaaaactggagctggaaagaaacatggaggaggctcggttctgttctggtccagaatctgttcagggtccaattaaatctcaagactatcaaggcttccTGGAGCTAAATGTGTCAGAAAGGTTGGTGTCAGTCACAGATCAcgggtccaacaggataatgagctaaaagcaCCAAGaatggatcagaaccaaacattggaccgttctgaagtgaccctctgagccctgatctaaatcctgctgaacatctgtggaaggagctgaaacatctggagaacctgagacagctggagcagtgggacaaaacacctgaggacaggtggggACGTCTCATGGACGGGGACAGGAATCACCCGACTGCAGTGATCGTTCGGTACCATCCTTTGTGTcattagtttggttttaaaaataattcagttgaaccaaaatttctgattttttgtcaattttattacttttgtcagattCAAGTTATTTCTTCTTTACGCAACAAAAGATTACAAACAAATCTGTCCACATCTGTAGCTGCAGCTcggtttttatagttttttttttaaattaacatctGGTTGGAAATTTCTTAATTCTAACAGAATCTAATAgatgagaatttaaaaaaaagctcaatcCTGAGAAGAACTTCTTGAAAACAGCATCAGGAGATGTTTATGAAATTAACCacacaaactgctttaaattcttctttttttttttttttttaagtaaatagcTGGGAGGTTTTTGGCGCATAGAACGAGTTCagtccaggaaaaaaaaaaaaaaaaaaaaaaaagagtcaatatgtatatttacatattttctacacccaaaacttgttttaatatACAGCATATATTAACTTTATCTCATGGCGTTTTCTAAAACTCCTAAAATTAGAAACTTTACTGCTGTTCGTGTGCGCGGGAATTGTGATTATTAAAGAAGTGGTAAACGTTTGGAGGTTTTTCGTAGAGTAAATCCAATCTACCTTGATGGGACAGTGTGGATTAATTTACCCCTCAGCCTGTGAAGGAAACGGGGCCGTGTAGTGAAAAAAGGGGGCGGGGCATATTCGTGACGTCTCTGTCGCGCGGCGCTAGAGAGTGATGAGGTCTACCAGGTTGCCCTTGGGCGGAGTCATGCTGTCGGGGAAGAAGTTGACGAGCGTGTCGAAGAGCTGCGTCCGCTGGGCGTACGTCTGGTCGACGTCGGAGAACCCTGAGGGCCAAACAGAGAGCCGAGAAGATCTCTGTTAAATTCTCTCAAATCAGAATCAGACAAAAAGCTCAATCTGTGTATGGTTTcgttctttgggtttttttcgtttcaaaataaaattgcaaaaacaaaacaagcatgtgttttgttgttttttttgtttttaaaatgaaattagaaaaacttaCTTACAGTAATTTAATAAAGGTTTAACTCTaataatgttttgaaaacaaggTTTTTTAAGGGTACAACTCATGTACTAAACCTaactaaagtgattctccaacATGTTTTTATCCCAATCAGGGTTTCCctcagtgtattataagcctggcgggccgccaggcgAAGCTCCgcctttttattataaatacataatttttaaacacgttttttttcccccacacgCAATCAGAAGATCTACCTTTTCAGGTAGATGCATTGACGTGAGGGaattgtttaccagtaaaacaaggctattaaattcagcaatAGATGCgctgatccaacatgcagcctgtgccacaaaaagcacagcacagtacagcatctgtctgtttttcatagttctctgttgttattcgttggcctggaagtgagacgtgtgttggtgccttgtttgtactctttttgacacaaatatcttacaacatcataataaatagccaaattttcaactttcctggcaactttttttcatttattttacggCCGGCGATCGTGATtagcttagcctcttttctgggggaaaccccgCCCAATCTTACCTAGAGGGATGAAGTCGGAGCTGGACTTGAAGAGCGCCGACGGCAGCAGCTGGAACTGGAACACGGCACAAACATCTGGGTCAGCGCAGAACAAACGGCCCTCGCGACACGTTTGGTTTTTATAAAGAGTCAAATTCTTACCTCTTTCGTCTCGTCCGGGTCTGTGTGGTCCACAGTGAGCGACAGGTCGTTCTGCAGGTACTTCAGTGCATTTAGTGGCTCCGACTGAGCTTTCTCCTCAAACCTGGGTGACCAAAACCAGCCATGGTCAACGTTCAGACAATCAAAGTTtccaccactagatggcagcagaaGCTAACAGAACTTTAGCTTCAGGAGGTAGAAAACAACCTAAAGAAGTCATCAGCCTGACTCAGCACAAAATAAAGTTGCATTTTTCtcacatcaaattaaaaaaattaaaaaaaatttaaggcTTTGAAGCCGttgtcatttaaagaaaacagaggagCAAAGACAGCAAAGATGACAGATTATAAATATCATGTTAGACCATCTTTAAGCAGCTTAATgctcctctgaccacagctgttAATGCTATTAAAAAAGCAGAAGGCTaatgggactgtagccaactTCCAGGGTGTGGTCGCAAGAGGAACTGCagccccaggttgatcagaaaCAGAGTGACTGTCAACAGGTTCACCTGTTCTCTTAGTTTCCTTATTTATAACtgtgcattaaaattaaaaagctgtaCAATTATTTTAAGTATTACTACACTATTATGCCCATAACTTCATTTAGCAACATGTGATATGACTTAAGAAGCAGTAATTGTTATTGCGTTTCaatttttaaaccaattttttAATGCTGTAATACCGTAAAACTGGTATATTTGCTCGAAGCTATCAAACCAACCAACGCTGACTCACAAACAGGTGGTTTTTTTTGGAAATCAGCGCAGACCTGTATTTCCTGATGAGGTATCTGCAGTGGCGGAGCAGGTATTCCTTGGAGGGCCGACACAGTTTGAGGGACCAGAAGTCATCCAGGCGCATCTTGGGAGAACATGACTTGCCGGGGTTTCCGCCGAACAGGTAATGGACCTGAAAAACCAACGGGACATGAAATACACAACGAAAGGAGGACCCAAACTGAACTGTAAGCTGCTTAAAATAGAACTGATGCACTGatctaaaagctacaaaaaacaaaacaaacatttactcattttaatgTCTTCTTTATTAATCTGTATActacaaacaaaatgttctacAATGCACGActtctgactttttctttttgcatcttcCAGCTGAAGCAACCAActtcaaataataattattaataaaaattatttctcAATGTGTCAAAAACAATTTCGTATTTCTTAGGagttgcatcatttttttttttttttttttagaggttttgtctttaattcataaaaaaagttGTGCAATATTTAAATACAAGCCGATGCTCATGAGGCAGAATAttgattttatgttaaaaagacgagaaaagaaaagtgtgtgttttgtgtttgttacttTGTGCAGCTCGTCGTAGACCAGCTGGTGTGCAAAGCGCGGACacggctcctcctcctgcaggctTTTACTCGAGTTTTCTTTCACGGCCTGATCGTTCTTGTACACGCATGACCtgaccacaaacacacacacagaaatatttttaaaaaataataaaagactgctccattttcaaaagaaattcaccaaaaaaggggaaaatgttcagttaaaaagggttttaattcaacagaacatttaatttaatttctacaTCCCAGATGTAGAAAACTGATTTTCGAATACAAAAGTATTTTATCAACATTAATCTGTCCGGTTGCTTCCCACTGTGATGCCGTTTGTCCTACTCGACTTGCTGTAGCTTCCTGTAGttttcaataaactttattgacaTTATATATACTtacaacaaacataaacaaagaaagcagaatGCCATAAAATACACAGGGCAATGGACAAGCTTTTAAAAGGGAAAgttaacatataaaaaaaagagacgcTTTAATAATAGTTTGGTTGTATttagatatttgttttataagttaaaatgttttttaaggaTGATAAACTGATCTCCAAGTCCTCCTCCAAAGATCATCTCTGGTCATCACGAAACCTGGAGTAGAaagttgttttctctgtttttaatgcttGCAATACTTTATTTACCACCAGATGGCAGCGTTGGACAGATATTTGAAGTGGGTGTGATGGCTGGAGTACCAGAGGTGCAAGCGACGGATTAAAGCTGGCTTTAATTAGGTTATCACCTGGGCAGGTGAGCTCCTTTTGTCCCAGACGTGGCCTGCAAGCCAGAGAAATGCTTGCTGCTTTATTTCAGTGCTGAGACAcgaacaaaatgtaaaaaatgactcAATTTTTATGGGCGAAATGTGGCTAAAAGTAAAGAATTGGATGATGTATCAGCTTTACTGACAGTGATAATTAATGatttaacttcagttttttgtttttacttaaattttggttgatttgtcatttaatttagtttcttcttctgatgacattaaaatgttacatttccGGTGATAAACATGATGTTAAACGAGTTAGcttttctgcagtgttttcacCGTTAAGGTGATTACCAGggttattttttaagtttggttTTCTGCAGCACTTAGGTTTCTTTAGAAATGTTGACTCTTGCATGCGAGCAACACTtatctgttgtggtgaagaccTCAGCTACGAGCTGCTGTGTGTCAAACAGCTTCCTGTGAGTGTTGCTGCGGTTACGATCACAGAAACATCACAAACATCTCGCTTATCGATCCTACCAGTTGTTGCGAGCTATGTCGTAGATCCAGAAGGAGTTGCGCACGTTCTCCTCGcgtttgtccttgtctttgctGAGACCGGAGAGGACGTGGATCTCGTTGAGCTCTGGGTCGATGGTGGCTCTCTGGGTGAAACCAGTCATCGGAACTGCGCCGACAAACGTAGAAACAGAACATCGAGGTCAGCCGTGCGGGTCGgaagttgttggttttttttaagaaaaacccCAAGCATAAATGCAGGCATGGAAGGAGTTCCAATAGCGCTTCCTTTCCCACAAATgggaaggaaaaggagaagCAGCGAGCAACAGAATTAAAGACCATCGAGTCACATAGTTGAACACAGCAACACCATTGCCATGGCAACAAGGTCCGACTGTCAGAAAGAGGCTGAACAGCATGTAAATAAAGCATAGTGAGGAGAGAAAAGGTGGTGAATATACGGCTGAATCACATCTCAAAACAATGTACTTCTAACAGTTAGTCATTTAGATTAACTAATTATTTGGAAAGTTAAtcaataaaatcatcaaaatagAAACGATCATCAGCTCAGTTTGATGTACGTTATAAATTAACACTATCGATCTATTAGTTATGCCTACCACCTGCATACAAAAGAGAATGTGTTGAAAATACTTGCAATATTTTGTCATCTAATATAAAAGCAAGTCAATAAAATTCATTCTTACCCATCCCCGAGTCCTTCTTCGTACCATCAGATATGATCTCCACATGATCTCCATCCACGTCGTAGCTGAAAAAGTCATTGAGGTACGTCttcgacctttgacccccaaACACGTACAGACAGCGGTTCCTCTGAGGGCAAATAAAGAGAAAACGTTCAACTCAGCATATCGACTTGGTCGTCCGAAACCCTACAACTTTGACTGGACTCACAGTGTGGAAGAGCATGCAGTGACCAATGCGAGACTGAATGTCCTCGGGCCCGGCGTTACACGAGTCCTCCCGCAGGAGGCTCCATGTCCCCGCTTGGCAGTGGTACGCGTAGAGGCCGCTGAACTGTGGCTCGGACGTCCGGCTGTCCTCCACGTTGCCGTTGCATGTTAGGATGCGTCCGCCGAACGTGTAGATCATGTGCTTTTCTGAGTCCATGCACATCTGTGGGAAGAGCAGGGAGGAGGGGGCAAAaagggaggaaacaggaagtcgtGAAGGTCAACAGGAAGATGAGGAGAAGGTAGAGTGGTGTGATATTCGATGAAATAACATTCTTCTATATTGTACATTTAGCTCAACTAATAAGTTGAGCTAAATTCcaatgcagattaatctcactcccctcccatatgagggtcattagggtgtttgtttgcctggctcataagagaaatgttttggtcacatgtaCGAACGTGTGAATTAGAGGGGAAATGACTGGGTGCCAGGTTTAATGCTCCAttgcaagttttaaaaagctaaaatgtgagacctcctcctctgttttgaAGTCGGTCTTTATTGTTTGACGTTAATGGCTTCCTTAACTTCAACGCTCGGTTGGGTTTTCCAGCCGGTGAGGAACAGAACGACGGCCTACCTGATGGTCAAACACCAACTTCGGCCCCCCGTCGGCCGACGTGTCCTCACTCAGAAGCGTCCACGTGTTGGCGTCGATGTCGTAGCGGTAGAAGTCACTCTTCAAAGACTTGCTGTTCCTGACGCTGGAGTCCAGGTAACGGCCCAGCGTGTAGATCTGACGCCGCTGCGAGTCGATGCACATCTTGTGGCACGAGCGAGCACTCGGGCCATTCTGATTGGCAGAGAGCACACGGCTTTACATGTAAACAGTTCACTGATTGGCTGATTACTGACACAACacaaaatttgcttttttttgaaGCCCTTCACCTCTTTTTCAGTGTCTCTGGAGATGCAGGCCCACTGGTTCTCCTGGACACTATAAGCCCAGAAGTCTGCCAGATCCTGCGTGCCATCCCAGCCCCCGAACAGGTACACCGTCTCTGCAGGGCAGGTATATGGATGAGCACATGTAAACTACAACACCTAACCCATCCAActcaaaaggaaacagaaattaAAGCAATTACCAATCGTACAGCTTGAGACACAGCAGAGCGGACAgtttaatcacacacacacaaaaacatgctttCATAACAGCTTCTTCCCAGCCACAGTCCGACGAAAACACAATCTACCTCATCTTGAAATGTAATTCATTTCAATTACGATTACATATCGCAGTAATAAAAGGGCAATTATAACATGAACAGTGCAATATAAATAACACACGACTCATCCATCcctgttgtttatttctgcttgtgcttgatcatcttttatttaacattccTTATTGTTCTTATTcgtcttttttattgttttctctcagCTCTGAGCTCAGCATAAGAATGCATTTTGCATTTAGGCTTAAGACCTCTGCAGgacatttatgtgtttctgcgtctgtctaGTTTGTCTTGGTGTATGGCGTTTACTAACCAACAGAGTCGCTTTAATACGCTGCAAGGTGGGAAATGTTTAGCAATAAAACGGCTTAAATGTTGTATTTACAGTATGTTTGAGCTTGATGATGAGTtgcaaatggaaaacattttaaattgactGCTGTTCTTGCTTGGGCTAGCTGTgctagcaaaaacaaaatcaagtttATCATTTAGATTTgcacaaaataaagacaaaaaaatgagatgTCTTAAGACATTCAAGCTAGCAGCATCAGTCAACGGATGatccaatttaaataaaaagccaaaactAATCCCAGCAGGACTTGTTCAGGTATGAGCACGGTTAGGGTCGAACGCAGAAGGGAGATGTAGGAAGTTGTGATTGTATCAAGCAGTTTTTGTAGAAGGAAACTGGGTGTACCACGAGTGGTTTGTGTACGatcagaaactaaaagcagaggACTGAAATGCTTTTCCCAgctctaacagacagacaggcaaagAAGTATCCACAGACAAACGTTTCCaagtaaaaaagggaaaattgtCAAAACTAAAGCTGTGTCGCCGTCTAAGCAGAAGTCGTAACTGAGTtcagaagggggaaaaaaaagctggaggTGGATGGGATTGGGAGTGAAGCTTAAATTTGATTAATCAGACGTGGAGCTTTGCATTTTGAGTTTGCGTAGGAGGATGTGAGTCACGACACCGGCTGCGGAGGTCTCACCAGTTTGTACGTCAATGACCATTTGATGCCCTCCTCTCATCCCGGGTCTGTTGTCGTCACCGTCGCCTGGAAAAGGGGGCGAGGACGGGAGGAGGGAGATAAGGATGGAGGATGACGAAGAGGAAAGGGAGGAAATAGAACAGAATAAAGGGAGGGACAGTGGGGTGGAGGGTAGGCAGAAAACCAGAAAAGGTTTAGACGTATCTACAAGGCTTTCCAAGCACTGGAATGTTAAAAATCTGACATTGGGAATAGATTGTCTCACTGTTCATGTCGTCTCGGCTGATTTCTTGGCTGCTTGTACCTTTGTTGCATTTGGGGATGATCTGACTCCACCTAGGCTTGTACTCTTGTTGGCCAATATACTGGTTAAACAAACCATCTAGAAAGGAAAGGACATCAGTTATTGGACCATAACGGACGAGCAAATCGGCGTATCCACATCTTTATTTGCCAGGGAGATAAAAACGGCAAAAATCAAAGTGCTTTACCTCTCACGGCCTTATCTATGAGCTCCTCGCAGGCGTCAAAGTCTCCCTGCAGCACCAGCCGGTCGTGTAGGTGGGTGAGCATGGGGTGCTCCAGGGCGATCCGGGTCTTCTTCTGCAGCGACTCGAAGGCCTCCGTGTAGTTGTGCTGCCGAAAGTGCTTGAGGCAAAGCCGGATGGCTTCCTGTTCTCTGTACTGAAGCGACACAACGGAGAGTAAACCCGCGCGGCTTCGGATTGGCTCACAAGAACGGGTTGCCAAACGTCTGTTCGGTAACGGGCGACGAGGAGGAACCGAAAAATGGACCACGTCAAATCTTAAACTGGTTTGTAGAACCAAACCTCTTCAAAAGGACCGTTAATATCATGGTTCCTACGCCATTCCAAATTTTTCCAGAACTTTTCCTTAATTTTGGGCCTTTTTTGGACTCCCAAGAACAAGCATTTCCTGTAAATGTATGGGAGCCTTTTCTTCTGTGTATCGGTCGCTTCCCAAAGCTTCTTATCTACGCTAGCTCCCCTGGTTTTCTTTGGAATATCATAGTTCCGACTTTCACCTTTTATCTGGGTTTGGAATCAGCAAAAGGGACCCagaagagaaacacaaacttatTTTAGAGCTGTGGGTCGGAGGAGGGTTAACTTCAGCACCCACTGCTTCAACACGAGAAAAGAAGtcactttttttgaaaaatagtcACTAGAGGAGTCTAAAATAATTGCTAAATTTATCAATAAAGTCTCTAAATTAGTAAACACTGCTTGTACCTGGGTCCGCCCTCCTCTGCTTTGATTGACTAAAACTTTGGCTGTGGTTCGCTTTATCTTGTCAGTT is a genomic window containing:
- the mkln1 gene encoding muskelin, which gives rise to MAAVPESRILTFSVFKWSSYSSTYLPENILVDKPNDQSSRWSSESNYPPQFLILKLERPAIVQSITFGKYEKTHVCNLKKFKVFGGMSEENMTELLSSGLKNDYNKETFTLKHKIDEQMFPCRFVKIVPLMSWGPSFNFSIWYIELHGIEDPEVVQPCLNWYSKYREQEAIRLCLKHFRQHNYTEAFESLQKKTRIALEHPMLTHLHDRLVLQGDFDACEELIDKAVRDGLFNQYIGQQEYKPRWSQIIPKCNKGTSSQEISRDDMNSDGDDNRPGMRGGHQMVIDVQTETVYLFGGWDGTQDLADFWAYSVQENQWACISRDTEKENGPSARSCHKMCIDSQRRQIYTLGRYLDSSVRNSKSLKSDFYRYDIDANTWTLLSEDTSADGGPKLVFDHQMCMDSEKHMIYTFGGRILTCNGNVEDSRTSEPQFSGLYAYHCQAGTWSLLREDSCNAGPEDIQSRIGHCMLFHTRNRCLYVFGGQRSKTYLNDFFSYDVDGDHVEIISDGTKKDSGMVPMTGFTQRATIDPELNEIHVLSGLSKDKDKREENVRNSFWIYDIARNNWSCVYKNDQAVKENSSKSLQEEEPCPRFAHQLVYDELHKVHYLFGGNPGKSCSPKMRLDDFWSLKLCRPSKEYLLRHCRYLIRKYRFEEKAQSEPLNALKYLQNDLSLTVDHTDPDETKEFQLLPSALFKSSSDFIPLGFSDVDQTYAQRTQLFDTLVNFFPDSMTPPKGNLVDLITL